One genomic window of Chelonoidis abingdonii isolate Lonesome George chromosome 5, CheloAbing_2.0, whole genome shotgun sequence includes the following:
- the RPS3A gene encoding small ribosomal subunit protein eS1 has product MAVGKNKRLTKGGKKGAKKKVVDPFSKKDWYDVKAPAMFNIRNIGKTLVTRTQGTKIASDGLKGRVFEVSLADLQNDEVAFRKFKLITEDVQGKNCLTNFHGMDLTRDKMCSMVKKWQTMIEAHVDVKTTDGYLLRLFCVGFTKKRNNQIRKTSYAQHQQVRQIRKKMMEIMTREVQTNDLKEVVNKLIPDSIGKDIEKACQSIYPLHDVYVRKVKMLKKPKFELGKLMELHGEGGGTGKPSGDETGAKVERADGYEPPVQESV; this is encoded by the exons ATGGCGGTTGGCAAGAACAAGCGTCTCACCAAGGGCGGCAAGAAAGGCGCAAAGAAAAAAGT ggtcgatcccttctcaaagaaggatTGGTACGATGTCAAGGCACCTGCAATGTTTAATATCCGAAACATTGGGAAGACACTCGTCACCAGGACCCAAGGAACCA AAATTGCTTCTGATGGACTTAAGGGCCGTGTGTTTGAAGTGAGTCTTGCTGATCTGCAGAATGATGAAGTCGCCTTCCGTAAATTCAAGCTGATTACAGAGGATGTTCAGGGCAAAAACTGTCTGACCAATTTCCATGGAATGGACCTCACCCGTGACAAGATGTGCTCCATGGTCAAAAAATGGCAG ACAATGATTGAAGCCCACGTTGATGTCAAAACTACCGATGGCTATCTACTGCGCCTCTTTTGCGTGGGTTTTACCAAGAAGCGCAATAACCAGATTCGCAAGACCTCATATGCCCAGCATCAGCAGGTCCGCCAAATTCGCAAGAAGATGATGGAAATCATGACACGGGAGGTGCAGACTAATGACCTGAAAGAAGTTGTCAATAAGCT gatcCCAGACAGCATTGGCAAAGACATAGAGAAAGCCTGTCAGTCCATCTACCCTCTTCATGATGTGTATGTCCGCAAAGTGAAGATGCTTAAGAAGCCCAAGTTTGAAT tGGGCAAGCTGATGGAACTGCATGGTGAAGGTGGTGGCACTGGAAAACCTTCGGGGGATGAGACAGGCGCTAAAGTAGAGCGAGCCGATGGATATGAGCCCCCTGTGCAAGAGTCTGTCTAG